The following are encoded together in the Streptomyces sp. NBC_00341 genome:
- a CDS encoding pyridoxamine 5'-phosphate oxidase family protein has product MSAAEPHTELDPRYSSPGAEPARWADAREILSGAELYWLTTVRPDGRPHVTPLIGVWSQGALYFSTGAEERKGRNLAANAEVVLTTGANTWTEGFDVVLEGRAERVTDAALLTALAQAWEAKYGKFWHFDVADGMFVGAQGNRAEVFAVSPRTVFGFGKGERFTQTRWRFA; this is encoded by the coding sequence ATGTCCGCAGCCGAACCGCACACCGAGCTGGACCCCCGCTACAGCAGCCCCGGCGCGGAGCCCGCCCGCTGGGCCGACGCGCGGGAAATCCTGTCCGGCGCCGAGCTGTACTGGCTGACGACGGTCCGGCCCGACGGCCGCCCGCACGTCACCCCGCTGATCGGGGTCTGGTCGCAGGGGGCGCTGTACTTCTCCACCGGCGCCGAGGAACGCAAGGGGCGCAATCTGGCAGCCAACGCCGAGGTGGTCCTCACGACCGGCGCCAACACCTGGACGGAGGGCTTCGACGTGGTGCTGGAGGGCCGGGCGGAGCGGGTGACGGACGCGGCTCTGCTGACCGCTCTCGCCCAGGCCTGGGAGGCGAAGTACGGGAAGTTCTGGCACTTCGACGTCGCGGACGGGATGTTCGTGGGCGCTCAGGGCAACCGGGCCGAGGTCTTCGCGGTGTCCCCGCGCACGGTCTTCGGCTTCGGCAAGGGCGAGCGGTTCACCCAGACCCGGTGGCGCTTCGCCTGA
- a CDS encoding putative protein N(5)-glutamine methyltransferase, whose amino-acid sequence MPVPLSPLALSSLVTALRTAGCVFAEDEAELIASTAADPAALTAMMERRVAGLPLEHVLGWAEFSGLRIAVDPGVFVPRRRTEFLIQQAVALAPQPAVAVDLCCGTGALGAALASALEAIELHASDVEPAAVRCARRNLGELGRVYEGDLFAPLPDSLRGRVDVLLANVPYVPTGDVALLPAEARVHEPLVALDGGGDGLDVMRRVAAEAPRWLAPGGSLLVETSERQAALAEETVGGSGLIPRVVTCDELYATVVIGTMPAPSR is encoded by the coding sequence ATGCCGGTCCCGCTCTCCCCGCTTGCCCTCTCCTCCCTGGTCACCGCACTGCGCACCGCAGGCTGCGTCTTCGCGGAGGACGAGGCGGAGCTGATCGCCTCCACCGCCGCCGACCCCGCCGCGCTCACCGCCATGATGGAGCGGCGCGTCGCCGGTCTTCCGCTGGAACACGTCCTGGGCTGGGCCGAGTTCAGCGGGCTGCGGATCGCCGTGGACCCCGGGGTCTTCGTCCCCCGCCGCCGCACCGAGTTCCTGATCCAGCAGGCCGTGGCACTCGCCCCGCAACCCGCCGTGGCGGTCGACCTCTGCTGCGGCACGGGCGCGCTCGGCGCCGCGCTCGCCTCGGCGCTGGAGGCGATCGAACTCCACGCCTCCGATGTCGAACCCGCCGCCGTGCGCTGCGCCCGGCGCAACCTCGGTGAACTGGGCCGGGTCTACGAGGGCGACCTCTTCGCCCCGCTGCCCGACTCACTGCGCGGGCGCGTCGACGTACTGCTCGCCAACGTGCCGTACGTACCGACCGGGGACGTCGCGCTGCTCCCCGCGGAGGCGCGCGTGCACGAGCCGCTGGTGGCACTCGACGGCGGCGGCGACGGTCTCGACGTCATGCGCCGGGTGGCCGCGGAGGCGCCCCGGTGGCTGGCGCCGGGCGGCAGCCTGCTGGTCGAGACGAGCGAACGGCAGGCCGCCCTCGCCGAGGAGACCGTCGGCGGCAGCGGGCTGATCCCGCGCGTGGTCACCTGCGACGAGCTGTACGCCACCGTCGTGATCGGGACCATGCCCGCCCCTTCCCGGTAG
- a CDS encoding NADH:flavin oxidoreductase gives MPDETGAAGAASGRVPDVLAPARLGPLRLRNRVIKAATFEGATPEALVTDALIDYHLRPAAGGVAMTTVAYCAVSPEGRTERRQLWMRPEALPGLRRLTEAVHGTGAAVSAQLGHAGPVADGRSNGLPALAPMAGFNPLSMRRNRAATADDIARVIAAHAEAALLAAEAGFDAVEIHLGHNYLASAFLSPRLNRRTDAFGGSLRARAAVALGVTRAVRDALGDRLAITAKLNMKDGAPGGLTLDDSLQVARWLEADGSVDALELTAGSSLLNPMYLFRGDAPVTEFAANFPLPQRLAIRALGRGFFRTYPYRSLYLLDSARQFRAELRLPLILLGGVTDRQGMDRAMAEGFDFVAMARALLREPDLLHRIERDPATRSECIHCNRCMPTIYTGTHCPLTGGPHPPDH, from the coding sequence ATGCCGGACGAAACGGGAGCAGCTGGGGCCGCGTCGGGCCGTGTGCCGGATGTGCTGGCACCGGCTCGGCTGGGGCCGCTGCGGCTGCGCAACCGGGTGATCAAGGCCGCGACGTTCGAGGGCGCCACCCCCGAGGCGCTGGTCACCGACGCGCTCATCGACTACCATCTGCGCCCCGCGGCGGGCGGCGTCGCGATGACGACCGTGGCCTACTGCGCGGTGTCCCCGGAGGGCCGCACCGAGCGCCGCCAGCTGTGGATGCGGCCCGAGGCGCTGCCGGGGCTGCGCAGGCTGACCGAGGCGGTACACGGCACCGGGGCCGCGGTCAGTGCGCAGCTGGGCCACGCCGGACCGGTGGCGGACGGCCGCTCCAACGGACTGCCCGCCCTCGCCCCGATGGCCGGCTTCAACCCGCTCAGCATGCGGCGCAACAGGGCGGCCACCGCCGACGACATCGCCCGGGTCATCGCTGCCCACGCCGAGGCGGCCCTGCTCGCGGCCGAGGCCGGCTTCGACGCCGTGGAGATCCACCTCGGCCACAACTACCTGGCCAGCGCCTTCCTCAGCCCCCGGCTGAACCGCCGCACCGATGCCTTCGGCGGCTCCCTGCGCGCCCGCGCGGCCGTGGCGCTGGGCGTCACCCGGGCGGTGCGCGACGCGCTGGGCGACCGCCTTGCCATCACCGCCAAGCTCAACATGAAGGACGGAGCGCCCGGCGGTCTCACCCTGGACGACAGCCTCCAGGTCGCACGCTGGCTGGAGGCGGACGGCTCGGTGGACGCCCTCGAACTGACGGCGGGCAGTTCCCTGTTGAACCCGATGTACCTCTTCCGGGGCGATGCCCCCGTCACCGAGTTCGCGGCGAACTTCCCGCTCCCGCAGCGCCTCGCGATCCGGGCGCTGGGCCGTGGCTTCTTCCGTACCTACCCCTACCGGTCGCTGTATCTGCTCGACTCCGCCCGGCAGTTCAGGGCCGAACTCCGGCTGCCGCTGATCCTGCTCGGCGGGGTCACCGACCGGCAGGGCATGGACCGCGCCATGGCGGAGGGCTTCGACTTCGTCGCGATGGCCCGCGCCCTGCTCCGCGAACCCGACCTGCTGCACCGCATCGAGCGCGACCCCGCCACCCGCTCCGAGTGCATCCACTGCAACCGCTGCATGCCCACGATCTACACGGGGACCCACTGCCCGCTGACCGGTGGACCGCACCCGCCCGATCACTGA
- a CDS encoding cold-shock protein, with product MVTATVREWRDEEGWGVLDSPETPGGCFGHYADIQQPGFRTLTPGQRVDLVWEAPGFKQDGYDYRAVSIVPRSG from the coding sequence ATGGTGACTGCGACGGTTCGGGAGTGGCGCGACGAGGAAGGGTGGGGCGTGCTCGATTCCCCCGAGACCCCAGGCGGCTGCTTCGGCCACTACGCCGACATACAGCAGCCCGGTTTCCGCACCCTGACGCCCGGACAGCGGGTGGATCTTGTCTGGGAGGCGCCCGGCTTCAAGCAGGACGGGTACGACTACCGCGCGGTGAGCATCGTGCCGCGATCCGGCTGA
- a CDS encoding LysR family transcriptional regulator, translating into MDTEAMRTFVRAAELGRLQHAADELGVTQQAVSKRIAALERELGVRLFTRTPRGVELTFDGQAFLPHARSVVAGVERAVAAVRPGSRALRIDVLGLRSAQAVVLHDYWRSRPGTDLDVVTLRVNDPRVAVAAVEAGDIDASFRTVTDPALLPPDVQMIHAFDSPLELLVGPKHPLASAHELTPLQLREHRIWVPGIAPRSEWSEFYDQLATDFGLRIDAAGPHFGDEVLLDTLAESAEVATLVGARDRYIWPADHDLRRIPVVNPALAYPLSLILPATNPHPGLRGVIAHLHGLPGLPGPVWRPAWAT; encoded by the coding sequence GTGGACACCGAGGCAATGCGCACGTTCGTCCGGGCGGCCGAACTGGGACGACTGCAGCACGCGGCCGATGAGCTGGGCGTGACGCAGCAGGCCGTCTCCAAGCGGATCGCCGCCCTGGAGCGCGAGCTCGGGGTCCGCCTGTTCACCCGCACCCCCCGAGGGGTGGAGCTGACCTTCGACGGTCAGGCGTTCCTCCCCCACGCGCGGAGCGTAGTGGCGGGTGTCGAGCGCGCCGTCGCCGCGGTCAGGCCGGGCTCCAGGGCCCTGCGGATCGACGTTCTCGGCCTGCGGAGCGCGCAGGCGGTCGTGCTGCACGACTACTGGCGGTCGCGCCCCGGGACCGACCTCGACGTGGTGACCCTCCGGGTCAACGACCCACGCGTGGCGGTCGCCGCCGTCGAGGCGGGCGATATCGACGCCTCGTTCCGCACCGTCACCGACCCGGCCCTCCTGCCGCCCGACGTACAGATGATCCACGCGTTCGACTCACCGCTGGAACTCCTCGTCGGCCCGAAACATCCGCTCGCCTCGGCGCACGAACTGACGCCACTGCAGTTGCGCGAGCACCGGATCTGGGTGCCGGGCATCGCGCCCCGGAGCGAGTGGTCGGAGTTCTACGACCAGCTCGCCACCGACTTCGGCCTGCGCATCGACGCGGCCGGGCCGCACTTCGGGGACGAAGTACTCCTGGACACCCTCGCCGAGTCCGCGGAGGTGGCCACCCTCGTGGGGGCGCGCGACCGGTACATCTGGCCGGCGGACCACGACCTGCGTCGCATCCCGGTCGTGAATCCGGCCCTCGCGTACCCGCTGTCGCTCATCCTCCCCGCGACGAATCCGCATCCGGGACTCCGCGGAGTCATCGCCCACCTCCACGGCCTGCCAGGGCTCCCAGGGCCGGTCTGGCGCCCGGCCTGGGCGACGTGA
- a CDS encoding SH3 domain-containing protein, with amino-acid sequence MRNSIKVISVTGVAVLGALGTAVAPANAAAQSVTAKAAASCYIHNVSGSTLNVRSGPGAKYTLLGTIAAGGKLSCGTDQDSVTKGQSYTSCGGGNGWMTVRINGRDGWVAEECVAVGAA; translated from the coding sequence ATGCGTAACTCGATCAAGGTGATAAGCGTGACGGGCGTGGCTGTGCTGGGTGCGCTCGGCACCGCCGTGGCCCCGGCCAACGCTGCGGCCCAGTCCGTCACGGCGAAGGCCGCTGCCTCCTGCTACATCCACAATGTCTCCGGCAGCACTCTGAACGTCCGCAGCGGCCCCGGAGCGAAGTACACGCTCCTCGGCACGATTGCGGCCGGTGGCAAGCTGTCCTGTGGCACCGACCAGGACAGCGTCACCAAAGGCCAGAGCTACACCTCGTGCGGTGGGGGCAATGGATGGATGACTGTGAGGATCAACGGCCGGGACGGGTGGGTCGCTGAAGAGTGTGTGGCGGTCGGCGCCGCCTGA
- the glnA gene encoding type I glutamate--ammonia ligase, which translates to MDKQQEFVLRTLEERDIRFVRLWFTDVLGYLKSVAVAPAELEQAFDEGIGFDGSAIEGFARVYESDMIAKPDPGTFQILPWRAEAPGTARMFCDILMPDGSPSFADPRYVLKRILAKTSDLGFTFYTHPEIEFFLLKDKPVDGSRPTPADSSGYFDHTPQNVGMDFRRQAITMLESMGISVEFSHHEGAPGQQEIDLRYADALSTADNIMTFRLVMKQVALEQGVQATFMPKPFSEYPGSGMHTHLSLFEGDRNAFYESGAEYQLSKVGRSFIAGLLTHAAEISAVTNQWVNSYKRIWGGSSRAAGAGGEAPSYICWGHNNRSALIRVPMYKPGKTGSARVEVRSIDSGANPYLTYAVLLAAGLKGIEEGYELPAGADDDVWALSDAERRAMGIEPLPQNLGEAISLMEKSELVAETLGEHVFDFFLRNKKQEWEEYRSEVTAFELKNLLPVL; encoded by the coding sequence ATGGACAAGCAGCAGGAATTCGTCCTCAGGACACTTGAGGAGCGGGACATCCGGTTCGTCCGGCTGTGGTTCACCGACGTGCTCGGTTATCTCAAGTCCGTGGCCGTGGCTCCTGCCGAGCTTGAGCAGGCGTTCGACGAGGGGATCGGCTTCGACGGCTCGGCCATCGAGGGCTTCGCCCGGGTGTACGAGTCGGACATGATCGCCAAGCCGGACCCGGGTACCTTCCAGATCCTGCCCTGGCGCGCGGAGGCCCCCGGCACCGCCCGCATGTTCTGCGACATCCTGATGCCGGACGGCTCGCCGTCCTTCGCGGACCCGCGCTACGTGCTCAAGCGCATCCTGGCCAAGACCTCGGACCTGGGCTTCACCTTCTACACCCACCCGGAGATCGAGTTCTTCCTGCTGAAGGACAAGCCGGTGGACGGCAGCCGCCCCACCCCGGCGGACAGCTCCGGCTACTTCGACCACACCCCGCAGAACGTCGGGATGGACTTCCGCCGCCAGGCGATCACGATGCTCGAATCGATGGGCATCTCGGTCGAGTTCAGCCACCACGAGGGCGCCCCCGGCCAGCAGGAGATCGACCTGCGGTACGCGGACGCGCTCTCCACGGCCGACAACATCATGACGTTCCGTCTGGTCATGAAGCAGGTCGCGCTGGAGCAGGGCGTGCAGGCGACGTTCATGCCGAAGCCGTTCTCGGAGTACCCCGGCTCCGGCATGCACACCCACCTCTCCCTCTTCGAGGGCGACCGCAACGCGTTCTACGAGTCCGGCGCCGAGTACCAGCTCTCCAAGGTGGGCCGCTCCTTCATCGCTGGCCTGCTCACGCACGCCGCGGAGATCTCCGCGGTGACCAACCAGTGGGTCAACTCCTACAAGCGCATCTGGGGCGGCTCCTCCCGCGCCGCGGGCGCCGGCGGCGAGGCCCCCTCGTACATCTGCTGGGGCCACAACAACCGGTCCGCGCTGATCCGCGTCCCGATGTACAAGCCCGGCAAGACCGGCTCGGCCCGCGTCGAGGTCCGCTCCATCGACTCCGGCGCCAACCCGTACCTGACGTACGCGGTCCTGCTGGCCGCCGGCCTCAAGGGCATCGAGGAGGGCTACGAACTCCCGGCGGGCGCCGACGACGACGTCTGGGCCCTGTCCGACGCCGAGCGCCGCGCGATGGGGATCGAGCCGCTCCCGCAGAACCTGGGCGAGGCGATCTCGCTGATGGAGAAGAGCGAACTGGTCGCGGAGACGCTCGGCGAGCACGTCTTCGACTTCTTCCTCCGCAACAAGAAGCAGGAGTGGGAGGAGTACCGCAGCGAGGTCACCGCCTTCGAGCTGAAGAACCTGCTGCCGGTGCTGTAA
- a CDS encoding DUF3105 domain-containing protein produces MRNADRTRDRRNRVVAISIGAVVVAGLVAFGSYTLLDRSEASADQKSADGKASEQPGAEGKDAAGSGIEGEKTWDAKKLTRNHVTKTVTYPMKPPVGGDHNPVWMNCDGEVYKKAIPDMNAVHSLEHGSVWVTYTDEAPAADVARLAERVGKTPYSLMSPYKDQAAPIMLSAWGKQLTVDGADDPRGAQFFSAYVQGPQTPEPGAACTGGLEAP; encoded by the coding sequence ATGCGCAACGCCGACCGCACGCGGGACCGCCGCAACCGTGTGGTGGCCATAAGCATCGGCGCCGTCGTCGTCGCAGGTCTCGTCGCCTTCGGCAGCTACACGCTGCTGGACAGGTCCGAGGCCTCCGCGGACCAGAAGTCCGCGGACGGGAAGGCGTCGGAGCAGCCCGGGGCGGAGGGGAAGGACGCGGCCGGCAGCGGGATCGAGGGCGAGAAGACCTGGGACGCGAAGAAGCTGACCCGCAACCACGTCACCAAGACCGTCACGTACCCGATGAAGCCCCCGGTCGGCGGTGACCACAACCCCGTCTGGATGAACTGCGACGGGGAGGTATACAAGAAGGCGATCCCCGACATGAACGCCGTGCACTCGCTGGAGCACGGTTCGGTGTGGGTGACGTACACGGACGAGGCCCCTGCGGCGGACGTGGCCAGGCTCGCCGAACGGGTCGGGAAGACCCCGTACTCGCTGATGAGCCCGTACAAGGACCAGGCCGCCCCGATCATGCTGAGTGCCTGGGGCAAGCAGCTCACGGTGGACGGCGCCGACGACCCCCGGGGGGCGCAGTTCTTCTCCGCGTACGTGCAGGGGCCGCAGACGCCCGAGCCTGGGGCGGCGTGCACCGGCGGACTGGAGGCCCCGTGA
- a CDS encoding DUF305 domain-containing protein translates to MTVTERTRRTRWVAGSAVALAVLFAGAATVASARDDGAGRPASASGSAPRTPATDSADAGFARDMAVHHQQAVEMSFIVRDRTRDEDVRRFAYDIANTQANQRGMLLGWLDLWELPKVSAGQEPMAWMDGQHAGHDMDGMDGMEGMSGHGGGYQAHDGSLMPGMATRTELGRLRKASGKQAEVLYLQLMTDHHKGGIDMARGCADLCTVKAEKRLAQGMVEAQQSELDAMAQMLAERGAAPRD, encoded by the coding sequence GTGACGGTTACGGAGCGCACCCGGCGCACTCGCTGGGTGGCCGGTTCCGCCGTGGCCCTCGCGGTGCTGTTCGCGGGCGCCGCGACGGTGGCCTCGGCACGGGACGACGGGGCGGGCCGGCCCGCGAGCGCCTCCGGGTCCGCCCCGCGCACGCCCGCGACGGACTCGGCGGACGCCGGGTTCGCCCGCGACATGGCCGTCCACCACCAGCAGGCCGTGGAAATGTCCTTCATCGTCCGGGACCGTACGCGGGACGAGGACGTGCGCCGGTTCGCGTACGACATCGCCAACACGCAGGCCAACCAACGGGGCATGCTGCTCGGCTGGCTCGATCTGTGGGAGCTGCCCAAGGTGTCCGCCGGGCAGGAGCCGATGGCCTGGATGGACGGGCAGCACGCCGGGCACGACATGGACGGGATGGACGGGATGGAGGGCATGTCGGGGCACGGGGGCGGTTACCAGGCCCACGACGGGTCCCTGATGCCCGGCATGGCCACCCGCACCGAGCTCGGCCGGCTCCGCAAGGCCAGTGGCAAGCAGGCCGAGGTCCTGTATCTCCAGCTGATGACGGACCACCACAAGGGCGGGATCGACATGGCGCGCGGCTGCGCGGACCTGTGCACCGTGAAGGCGGAGAAGCGGCTCGCCCAGGGCATGGTCGAGGCCCAGCAGTCCGAGCTGGACGCGATGGCGCAGATGCTGGCCGAACGCGGGGCCGCACCCCGCGACTGA
- a CDS encoding CBS domain-containing protein, producing the protein MTTAKEIMHTGVTWIPAHETLDRAAQLMREHKVGALPISAEGDKDRMIGILTDRDIVVDCVAMGKDPSKVTAGDLAQGTPRWIDAGAEVEDVLHEMQDHRIRRLPVVENKRLIGMISEADLAQHLSDDQIAGWAEKVYSRN; encoded by the coding sequence ATGACCACCGCCAAGGAAATCATGCACACCGGCGTCACCTGGATCCCGGCGCACGAGACCCTCGACCGCGCCGCCCAGCTGATGCGTGAGCACAAGGTCGGCGCGCTGCCCATCTCGGCAGAGGGCGACAAGGACCGGATGATCGGCATCCTCACGGACCGCGACATCGTGGTCGACTGCGTGGCGATGGGCAAGGATCCGTCGAAGGTGACCGCGGGCGACCTCGCGCAGGGCACGCCGCGCTGGATCGACGCGGGCGCGGAGGTGGAGGACGTGCTGCACGAGATGCAGGACCACCGGATCCGGCGGCTCCCCGTGGTCGAGAACAAGAGGCTGATCGGCATGATCAGCGAGGCCGATCTGGCGCAGCACCTCTCCGACGACCAGATCGCCGGCTGGGCCGAGAAGGTCTACTCCCGCAACTGA
- a CDS encoding DUF6153 family protein: MFGTRSTRYGQLLLFAALLFGIFTMHTVGHPAEHGGQGAGTASSHASHSMVMAGAASADADTRVVSADAHHPDRPTPMRSMDPMAVCLAVLSVWGLALLTALLMARRSAGGLSRNTAARSPWRPRPPPPPPPRPRKALLTDLSVLRI, translated from the coding sequence ATGTTCGGGACGAGGAGCACGAGGTACGGGCAGCTGCTGCTCTTCGCCGCGCTGCTCTTCGGGATCTTCACCATGCACACGGTCGGCCACCCGGCGGAGCACGGCGGGCAGGGTGCCGGCACGGCGTCCTCGCACGCGTCGCACTCGATGGTCATGGCTGGTGCGGCGTCCGCCGATGCGGACACCCGGGTGGTGAGCGCTGACGCCCACCACCCGGACCGTCCCACGCCGATGCGGTCCATGGACCCGATGGCCGTCTGCCTCGCCGTGCTGTCCGTCTGGGGACTCGCCCTGCTCACCGCACTGCTGATGGCCCGGCGTTCCGCAGGCGGCCTGTCGCGGAACACCGCAGCCCGTTCGCCGTGGAGGCCACGGCCCCCTCCCCCACCCCCACCACGGCCGCGCAAGGCCCTCCTCACCGATCTGTCGGTACTGCGGATATAG
- a CDS encoding multicopper oxidase family protein yields the protein MPAQHTRRAVLGASIALAGTGVLAACSDGGGTPDHSGMHHGGPSGTAAPEGYVTPDGPEVAAAEKRRGSGPVRKVSLTATPSRLDLGGGHTVSTWAYGDRLPGKEVRVTAGDTLALTLANHLPQPTSMHWHGLALRNDMDGVPGLTQRAIEPGKDFTYRFAVPDPGTYWFHPHSGVQLDRGLYAPLIVEDPKEPLSYDKEWVVVLDDWLDGVDGSTPDAVLQELTKGHSGHTMEDMPSADADAGTGPSRMLMGATSKLLGGDAGDVGYPYYLVNGRTPQDPAVFSARPGDRIRLRIINAGGDTAFRVALGGHRMTVTHTDGFPVRHTTTDALLLGMGERYDVLVTAGDGVFPLTALAEGKKVSAMALLRTGGGAAPAAAVRPKELDGSLVTADRLTPDASVALPGRTPDRTVRIRLTGSMAAYDWAFDGKPYSADQRHPVKAGERVRMEFRNATSMWHPVHLHGHTFALAGNASGARKDTAIVLPRQTLTVDFDADNPGLWMLHCHNLYHAEAGMMTVVGYRS from the coding sequence ATGCCCGCTCAGCACACCCGACGCGCCGTGCTCGGCGCTTCGATCGCCCTCGCAGGTACCGGAGTTCTCGCCGCCTGTTCCGACGGCGGCGGTACGCCGGACCACTCCGGCATGCATCACGGCGGCCCGTCCGGCACCGCCGCCCCCGAGGGGTACGTGACCCCCGACGGCCCGGAGGTCGCGGCGGCCGAGAAGCGCCGGGGCTCCGGCCCCGTACGCAAGGTCTCCCTCACCGCCACCCCGTCCCGGCTCGACCTGGGCGGCGGGCACACCGTCAGCACCTGGGCGTACGGGGACCGGCTGCCCGGCAAGGAGGTGCGGGTCACCGCGGGCGACACGCTCGCCCTCACCCTCGCCAACCACCTTCCGCAGCCGACCTCCATGCACTGGCACGGGCTCGCCCTGCGCAACGACATGGACGGGGTCCCCGGGCTGACCCAGCGCGCGATCGAGCCGGGCAAGGACTTCACGTACCGGTTCGCGGTACCGGACCCCGGCACGTACTGGTTCCACCCGCACTCCGGCGTCCAGCTGGACCGCGGGCTGTACGCGCCGCTGATCGTCGAGGACCCGAAGGAGCCGCTGTCGTACGACAAGGAGTGGGTCGTCGTCCTGGACGACTGGCTCGACGGGGTGGACGGCTCCACCCCCGACGCGGTGCTCCAGGAACTCACCAAGGGGCACAGCGGGCACACCATGGAGGACATGCCCTCGGCCGATGCCGATGCCGGAACCGGGCCCTCGCGCATGCTGATGGGCGCCACCAGCAAGCTGCTCGGCGGCGACGCGGGCGATGTCGGCTACCCGTACTACCTGGTCAACGGCCGCACCCCGCAGGACCCGGCCGTCTTCAGCGCCCGGCCCGGCGACCGGATCCGGCTGCGGATCATCAACGCGGGCGGTGACACCGCCTTCCGCGTCGCGCTCGGCGGCCACCGGATGACGGTCACGCACACCGACGGCTTCCCGGTCCGGCACACCACGACGGACGCCCTGCTGCTCGGCATGGGTGAGCGGTACGACGTGCTGGTGACCGCCGGGGACGGGGTGTTCCCGCTGACCGCGCTGGCCGAGGGCAAGAAGGTCTCCGCGATGGCGCTGCTGCGGACCGGTGGCGGGGCGGCGCCCGCCGCAGCCGTGCGGCCGAAGGAGCTGGACGGCTCGCTGGTGACCGCGGACCGGCTCACCCCGGACGCGTCCGTGGCGCTGCCCGGCCGGACGCCCGACCGGACGGTGCGGATCAGGCTGACCGGTTCCATGGCCGCGTACGACTGGGCGTTCGACGGGAAGCCGTACAGCGCAGACCAGCGGCATCCGGTGAAGGCCGGGGAGCGGGTCCGGATGGAGTTCCGCAACGCGACCTCGATGTGGCACCCCGTCCATCTGCACGGGCACACCTTCGCGTTGGCCGGAAACGCGTCCGGGGCCCGTAAGGACACCGCGATCGTGCTGCCCCGGCAGACGCTCACGGTCGACTTCGACGCGGACAACCCGGGGCTGTGGATGCTCCACTGCCACAACCTCTACCACGCGGAGGCGGGCATGATGACGGTCGTCGGCTACCGGAGCTGA